From one Macaca nemestrina isolate mMacNem1 chromosome 3, mMacNem.hap1, whole genome shotgun sequence genomic stretch:
- the LOC105466728 gene encoding tripartite motif-containing protein 75, which yields MAVAAALTGLQAEAKCSICLDYLRDPVTIECGHNFCRSCIQQSWLDLQELFPCPVCRHQCQEGHFRSNTQLGRMIEIAKLLQSTKGNKRRQEETTLCEKHNQPLSVFCQEDLVVLCPRCTQPPDHQGHHVRPIEKAAIHYRKRFCSYVQPLKKQLADLQKLINTQSKKPLELREMVENQRQELSSEFEHLNQFLDCEQQAVLSRLAEEEKDNQQKLSANITAFSNYNATLKSQLSKVVELSELSELELLSQIKIFYESENESSPSIFSIHLKRDGCSFPPQYSALQRIIKKFKVDIVLDPETAHPNLIVSEDKKCVRFTKRKQKVPSFPKRFTVKPVVLGFPYFHSGRHFWEIEVGDKSEWAIGICKDSLPTKARRPSSAPQECWRIELQDDGYHAPGAFPTPLLSEVKARAIGIFLDYEMGEISFYNMAEKSHICTFTDTFTGPLRPYFYVGPDSQPLRICTGTVCE from the coding sequence ATGGCAGTGGCAGCAGCTCTGACCGGACTCCAAGCAGAAGCCAAGTGCTCCATCTGTCTGGATTACCTGCGTGACCCTGTCACCATCGAATGTGGGCACAACTTCTGTCGTTCCTGCATCCAGCAGTCCTGGCTGGATCTACAGGAATTGTTCCCTTGCCCTGTCTGTCGTCACCAATGTCAAGAGGGGCACTTCAGGAGCAACACTCAGCTGGGAAGGATGATTGAAATTGCCAAGCTACTCCAGAGCACCAAGGGCAATAAAAGGAGGCAGGAAGAGACCACCTTGTGTGAGAAACACAACCAGCCCCTGAGCGTTTTCTGCCAGGAGGACCTGGTGGTGTTGTGTCCCCGGTGCACTCAGCCGCCTGACCACCAGGGCCACCATGTGAGGCCGATAGAGAAAGCTGCCATTCATTATAGGAAAAGATTCTGCAGTTACGTCCAGCCCCTGAAAAAGCAATTGGCAGACCTCCAAAAATTAATAAACACTCAAAGCAAAAAGCCCTTAGAACTGAGAGAGATGGTGGAAAATCAAAGGCAGGAATTATCCTCTGAATTTGAGCACCTCAACCAGTTTTTAGACTGTGAACAACAGGCAGTTCTCTCCAGATTAGCTGAAGAAGAGAAGGACAATCAACAGAAACTCAGTGCAAACATAACAGCATTTTCAAACTACAATGCCACACTCAAAAGCCAGTTAAGTAAGGTAGTAGAGCTCAGCGAGCTGTCTGAACTGGAATTGCTGtcacaaattaaaattttctacGAGTCTGAAAATGAGAGTAGCCCATCGATCTTTTCAATTCATTTAAAGAGAGATGGCTGCAGTTTTCCTCCCCAGTATTCTGCTCTGCAgagaattataaagaaatttaaagtagatATAGTTCTAGACCCTGAAACAGCACACCCCAACCTGATTGTATCTGAAGATAAAAAATGTGTgagatttacaaagagaaaacaaaaggttCCTAGTTTCCCAAAAAGATTTACAGTCAAGCCAGTTGTTCTGGGTTTTCCATATTTTCATTCTGGCAGGCATTTCTGGGAGATTGAAGTGGGGGATAAGTCGGAATGGGCTATTGGCATTTGCAAAGATTCTCTTCCCACAAAAGCCAGGAGACCCTCATCAGCCCCGCAGGAATGTTGGAGAATTGAGCTGCAAGATGACGGCTATCATGCACCAGGGGCTTTTCCAACCCCTCTATTGTCAGAGGTGAAAGCCAGGGCCATTGGCATTTTCCTGGACTATGAGATGGGTGAGATCTCATTCTATAACATGGCTGAGAAATCTCACATCTGTACTTTCACTGACACTTTTACTGGACCTCTTCGGCCTTATTTCTATGTAGGACCAGATTCACAACCTCTCAGAATCTGTACAGGGACAGTTTGTGAATGA